Proteins found in one Kineosporia sp. NBRC 101731 genomic segment:
- a CDS encoding helix-turn-helix transcriptional regulator: protein MNQRELGAFLRLHRERIRPQDAGVPVSGPRRTPGLRREEVAGLAHVSTQHYTRLEQGRGSLPSRPVLAALARALRLDDVQRRHLYALAGEAFSVPPGPPSDVPDHVRELIERLPDTAALVLGAAYDVLAWNRLGAALFGDFSALAPRERNLLRMYHQPQVRAKVPVVGRLLDDGAFLRSAAGQLRIVMARYPGDGATRHLVRDLLRDSPDFVRQWPAGEVVEVPHLRKTFDHPAVGVLELRCDLLAVPERDQQVILYTADPGSAAESALRLLGVIGTQRMDVSS from the coding sequence GTCTCCGGACCGCGCCGCACACCCGGACTGCGCCGGGAGGAGGTCGCCGGCCTGGCCCACGTCTCCACCCAGCACTACACCCGTCTGGAGCAGGGACGTGGGTCGCTGCCCTCGCGTCCGGTGCTCGCCGCGCTGGCCCGGGCCCTGCGCCTGGACGACGTGCAGCGCCGTCACCTCTACGCCCTGGCCGGTGAGGCATTCAGCGTCCCTCCCGGACCGCCGTCCGACGTCCCCGACCACGTCCGTGAACTCATCGAGCGACTCCCGGACACCGCGGCGCTGGTGCTCGGCGCGGCCTACGACGTGCTGGCCTGGAACCGCCTCGGGGCGGCGCTGTTCGGCGACTTCTCGGCCCTGGCGCCCCGGGAGCGGAACCTGCTGCGGATGTACCACCAGCCGCAGGTCCGGGCGAAGGTACCGGTCGTCGGGCGATTGCTCGACGACGGCGCGTTCCTGCGGTCCGCCGCCGGGCAACTGCGGATCGTGATGGCCCGGTACCCCGGCGACGGTGCCACCCGGCATCTGGTCCGGGACCTGCTCCGGGACAGCCCCGACTTCGTGCGGCAGTGGCCGGCCGGCGAGGTGGTCGAGGTTCCGCACCTGAGGAAGACTTTCGACCATCCGGCGGTGGGTGTGCTGGAGCTGCGCTGCGACCTGCTCGCCGTCCCCGAGCGCGACCAGCAGGTGATCCTCTACACGGCCGATCCGGGATCGGCGGCCGAGAGCGCGCTGCGCCTTCTCGGGGTGATCGGCACCCAGCGGATGGACGTGTCCAGCTGA
- the cls gene encoding cardiolipin synthase yields the protein MSWEQALTWSYVVGEYIIKFFAVGTVPENRRPASSSAWLLLILFLPVVGLPLYWLIGSPYVHGRRYKIQAQANHILAERSAHLPLVPEGVSPSDALTGLLRQNRQLTGMPCVDGRVRAVHDDAADTYRAMAAAVDGATQYVSVEFYIMSWDDTTDPFFTALKNAVGRGVRVRLLMDHLGSRKYPHWNIFQKRLTLAGIEWHLMMPIKPLEGRWRRPDLRNHRKLLVVDGEVAFIGSHNMIDPHYGSETNARVGRAWHDLSLEVTGEVVASVEAVFATDWFIETGELVQARRPVQDPVDHGENALQIVPSGPGFPTEPNLRLFVSLIHMATKRVAITSPYFVPDESLLAAITTAVYRGVRVELFVGEQADQFLVGHAQRSYYRALLEAGVHIHLYPAPAVLHAKYLTVDDEVGVIGSSNMDFRSFALTYEVMLLGFGGDLVKRLQTNDELYRSVSRELTLEEWLQEPWRRRYVDNVCRLTAALM from the coding sequence ATGAGCTGGGAACAGGCGCTGACATGGAGCTACGTGGTCGGCGAGTACATCATCAAGTTCTTCGCGGTCGGGACCGTGCCGGAGAACCGGCGGCCGGCGTCGTCGTCCGCCTGGCTCCTGCTCATCCTGTTCCTGCCGGTCGTCGGTCTGCCGCTGTACTGGCTGATCGGGAGCCCCTACGTGCACGGGCGGCGCTACAAGATCCAGGCGCAGGCCAACCACATCCTGGCCGAGCGCTCGGCCCACCTGCCGCTGGTGCCCGAGGGCGTGAGTCCTTCGGATGCCCTGACCGGCCTGCTCCGGCAGAACCGGCAGCTCACCGGGATGCCCTGCGTGGACGGGCGGGTGCGGGCGGTGCACGACGACGCGGCCGACACGTACCGGGCGATGGCTGCGGCGGTGGATGGGGCGACGCAGTACGTGAGCGTCGAGTTCTACATCATGAGCTGGGACGACACGACCGACCCGTTCTTCACCGCGCTGAAGAACGCGGTCGGGCGCGGAGTGCGGGTGCGATTGCTGATGGATCACCTGGGATCGCGGAAGTACCCGCACTGGAACATTTTCCAGAAGCGACTGACGCTGGCCGGGATCGAGTGGCACCTGATGATGCCGATCAAACCGCTGGAAGGCCGCTGGCGCCGCCCCGACCTGCGCAACCACCGCAAGCTGCTGGTGGTGGACGGTGAGGTGGCGTTCATCGGCTCGCACAACATGATCGACCCGCACTACGGCAGTGAGACCAACGCCCGGGTCGGCCGCGCCTGGCACGACCTGTCGCTGGAGGTGACCGGTGAGGTGGTGGCCTCGGTCGAGGCGGTGTTCGCGACCGACTGGTTCATCGAGACCGGTGAGCTGGTGCAGGCCCGCCGCCCGGTGCAGGACCCGGTCGACCACGGCGAGAACGCCCTGCAGATCGTGCCGTCCGGGCCGGGTTTCCCGACCGAGCCCAACCTGCGCCTGTTCGTCAGCCTCATCCACATGGCCACGAAGCGGGTGGCCATCACCAGCCCGTACTTCGTGCCGGACGAGTCGCTGCTGGCGGCCATCACGACCGCGGTCTACCGGGGGGTGAGGGTGGAGCTGTTCGTCGGGGAGCAGGCCGACCAGTTCCTCGTCGGCCACGCCCAGCGTTCCTACTACCGCGCGCTGCTGGAGGCGGGCGTGCACATCCACCTGTACCCGGCCCCGGCCGTGCTGCACGCCAAGTACCTGACCGTGGACGACGAGGTCGGCGTGATCGGCTCGTCCAACATGGACTTCCGGTCGTTCGCGCTGACCTACGAGGTGATGCTGCTCGGTTTCGGCGGTGACCTGGTGAAGCGGCTGCAGACGAACGACGAGCTGTACCGGTCGGTGTCGCGGGAGCTCACGCTCGAGGAATGGCTGCAGGAGCCCTGGCGGCGGCGGTACGTGGACAACGTGTGCCGGCTCACCGCGGCGCTGATGTAG
- a CDS encoding NADP-dependent oxidoreductase, which produces MSETYRAVRFHAYGGPEVLQVEELPLIAPGVGEVLVEVRAAGINPGEIALRSGAMKDRSPATFPSGQGSDLAGVVLAVGPDVVAPQVGDEVLGWSWTRSSQASHTIVPAGQLIPKPAALSWEQAGSLYVVGATAYAAVRAVKPMAGDTVAVSAATGGVGTLVVQMLRARGVRVLGIASAANREWLEQRGAVWVEYGTGLGERLRVAAGEDGIDAFIDLFGPEYVELAVELGIPVERIETIISFEAAARFGTKAEGSMTATSPEILAEVADRVASGDLDLVVAATYPLEKVAEAFEELGRRHTRGKIVLVP; this is translated from the coding sequence ATGAGCGAGACCTATCGTGCCGTCCGGTTCCACGCCTACGGCGGTCCGGAAGTTCTTCAGGTCGAGGAGCTTCCGCTGATTGCTCCGGGTGTGGGAGAGGTTCTGGTCGAGGTACGGGCGGCCGGGATCAACCCGGGCGAGATCGCCCTGCGCAGCGGGGCGATGAAGGACCGGTCCCCGGCGACGTTCCCGTCCGGGCAGGGCAGCGACCTGGCCGGGGTGGTGCTGGCCGTCGGCCCGGACGTGGTGGCCCCGCAGGTGGGTGACGAGGTGCTCGGCTGGTCGTGGACCCGGTCCAGTCAGGCCTCGCACACGATCGTGCCCGCCGGCCAGCTGATCCCGAAACCCGCCGCGCTGAGCTGGGAGCAGGCCGGCTCGCTGTACGTGGTGGGCGCCACGGCCTACGCCGCGGTGCGGGCCGTGAAGCCGATGGCGGGTGACACCGTCGCGGTGTCCGCCGCCACCGGGGGAGTGGGCACCCTGGTCGTGCAGATGCTGCGGGCGCGGGGCGTGCGGGTGCTGGGCATCGCCTCGGCGGCGAACCGGGAATGGCTCGAGCAGCGCGGAGCGGTCTGGGTGGAGTACGGCACCGGTCTGGGCGAGCGGCTGCGGGTCGCCGCGGGCGAGGACGGGATTGACGCCTTCATCGATCTGTTCGGCCCGGAATACGTGGAACTGGCCGTGGAGCTGGGCATCCCGGTGGAGCGGATCGAAACGATCATCTCTTTCGAGGCTGCGGCGCGGTTCGGGACCAAGGCCGAGGGATCGATGACCGCCACATCGCCGGAGATTCTCGCCGAGGTGGCCGACCGGGTGGCGAGCGGCGACCTGGATCTGGTCGTGGCCGCCACCTATCCGCTGGAGAAGGTGGCCGAGGCGTTCGAGGAACTGGGCCGGCGGCACACCCGCGGCAAGATCGTCCTGGTCCCCTGA
- a CDS encoding GGDEF domain-containing protein, whose amino-acid sequence MSAAVRRAALVVTAEMAVTVVAWAALKVLDLRQSPLPSLLLAWGACFVLYTAPVQDWLARRTSAAGQAPNLVLTSVAVWGAMTTTELPSIYPVVIGALAMEIAQRDSSTRTALTGLALMALGTGASQLAVHAGWISSVIAPVPSDHLAVVLTAVGGVVLVRGVAVARRSASTRTALVQEQRLRHEELQYVAGHDTLTGLLSRRGLEPVASAAGAAARPGHGVALMFLDLDGFKAVNDAHGHAVGDELLAGAAERFAGALGPDAALARMGGDEFVAVLHPVSSAAAADQRAKDVQAALEDDFVLDEPGIVVHVGVSVGLAWSDEPIGVQRLLRDADRAMYRDKRRRKGERRIGSRALDLDAVSELSVGVTGRG is encoded by the coding sequence ATGTCGGCCGCCGTCCGCCGGGCAGCGCTCGTCGTGACGGCGGAGATGGCTGTCACCGTCGTTGCCTGGGCCGCCCTGAAGGTCCTCGACCTGCGCCAGAGTCCGCTGCCGAGCCTGCTGCTGGCCTGGGGCGCCTGCTTCGTGCTCTACACCGCGCCGGTGCAGGACTGGCTGGCCCGCCGCACGAGTGCCGCCGGGCAGGCGCCGAACCTGGTGCTGACCTCGGTCGCGGTCTGGGGCGCGATGACCACGACCGAGCTGCCGAGCATCTATCCGGTGGTGATCGGGGCCCTGGCCATGGAGATCGCCCAGCGCGACTCCTCCACCCGCACCGCCCTGACCGGCCTGGCGCTGATGGCCCTCGGCACCGGCGCCTCCCAGCTGGCGGTGCACGCCGGCTGGATCTCCAGCGTGATCGCCCCCGTGCCCTCCGACCATCTCGCGGTGGTCCTGACCGCTGTCGGTGGCGTGGTGCTGGTGCGTGGGGTGGCCGTGGCCCGGCGCTCGGCCTCGACCCGGACCGCCCTGGTGCAGGAACAGCGGCTGCGTCACGAGGAGCTGCAGTACGTCGCGGGGCACGACACCCTGACCGGTCTCCTCAGCCGCCGGGGCCTGGAACCGGTGGCGTCGGCGGCCGGGGCTGCGGCCCGGCCCGGGCACGGGGTGGCCCTGATGTTCCTCGACCTGGACGGCTTCAAGGCCGTCAACGACGCGCACGGGCACGCCGTGGGCGACGAGCTGCTGGCCGGGGCCGCAGAACGGTTCGCCGGGGCCCTGGGGCCGGACGCCGCCCTGGCCCGGATGGGCGGCGACGAGTTCGTGGCCGTGCTGCATCCCGTCAGTTCCGCGGCCGCGGCCGACCAGCGGGCGAAAGACGTGCAGGCTGCGCTGGAGGACGACTTCGTGCTCGACGAGCCCGGGATCGTCGTGCACGTGGGTGTCAGCGTGGGTCTGGCCTGGTCCGACGAGCCGATCGGGGTGCAGCGGTTGCTGCGGGACGCCGATCGGGCGATGTACCGGGACAAGCGACGGCGCAAGGGTGAACGCCGGATCGGGTCCCGTGCGCTCGACCTCGACGCCGTGTCAGAACTGAGCGTCGGGGTGACCGGCCGGGGTTGA
- a CDS encoding MmcQ/YjbR family DNA-binding protein — protein MDETEVRALALGLPETREQPHFAMTSFRVRGSIFATMPPERDQIHVFVPEENVHEAVSEQPEACEELWWGQKLDGVKVTLAEADPGLMNELLVAAWRQKAPKKMVADWQSSRQDTTA, from the coding sequence ATGGATGAGACTGAGGTCCGCGCACTCGCACTCGGCCTACCCGAGACACGCGAGCAGCCGCACTTCGCCATGACGTCATTTCGCGTACGCGGCAGCATCTTCGCCACGATGCCGCCGGAACGCGATCAGATACACGTGTTCGTGCCCGAAGAAAACGTGCACGAGGCCGTGTCCGAGCAGCCCGAAGCCTGTGAAGAGCTTTGGTGGGGGCAGAAACTCGACGGCGTGAAGGTGACGCTGGCCGAGGCTGACCCCGGGTTGATGAACGAGCTCCTGGTGGCCGCCTGGCGCCAGAAGGCCCCGAAGAAGATGGTCGCCGACTGGCAGAGCTCCCGCCAGGACACGACGGCGTAA
- a CDS encoding DUF397 domain-containing protein codes for MSTTPDPTHWIKAARSSATGSCVEMRQHQAAVEVRDTKQHGQGPTLRLHPVGFSAWVAGAKSGELDHLAR; via the coding sequence ATGAGCACCACCCCCGACCCGACGCATTGGATCAAGGCCGCCCGATCCAGCGCGACCGGCTCATGCGTCGAAATGCGGCAGCACCAGGCCGCTGTCGAGGTCCGCGACACGAAACAGCACGGTCAGGGCCCGACCCTGCGCCTGCACCCGGTGGGATTCTCCGCCTGGGTCGCCGGCGCGAAGTCCGGCGAACTGGACCACCTGGCCCGCTGA
- a CDS encoding helix-turn-helix transcriptional regulator — protein sequence MATDAGKHERPPSLAQRRVGQRLKGWRERASKTQEDAATALLVHHTKIYRIESGRTLAKPGDIRELSRIYDIPDSQTEELIHLSRSALKPGIVDSYRDVVSGDLGLLADLEAACTHMRAWDGDVVHGLLQTPAYAYAILGTLKGPSDEVRRKRLKFRLERQRVLMSNDPACDIRIVLGEAALRYTVGSDDVMRDQIEHLLDLSNQIDIRIRPFSEGPHPWTAGGVFTLLDFPDPADPAVVYTESHLDSRYMETARELAEYRRIFGELYGKSVPVKEFVT from the coding sequence ATGGCCACTGATGCAGGGAAGCACGAGCGACCACCGTCTTTGGCACAAAGACGAGTCGGTCAGCGACTGAAAGGGTGGCGAGAACGCGCCAGCAAGACGCAGGAAGACGCGGCTACTGCACTGCTGGTGCACCACACCAAGATTTACCGCATTGAATCCGGAAGAACGCTCGCCAAGCCCGGTGACATCCGCGAATTGTCGAGAATCTATGACATACCGGACAGTCAAACGGAAGAACTTATCCATCTCAGTAGAAGTGCCCTCAAACCGGGCATTGTGGACAGTTATCGCGACGTCGTTTCCGGGGATCTTGGATTACTCGCCGACCTCGAGGCCGCCTGTACTCACATGCGCGCCTGGGATGGCGATGTCGTCCATGGGCTTTTGCAAACCCCGGCATATGCCTATGCGATTCTGGGTACCTTGAAAGGGCCGAGTGACGAGGTTCGCAGGAAACGACTTAAATTCCGTTTAGAACGGCAGCGCGTGCTAATGTCGAATGATCCTGCCTGTGACATCAGGATCGTTCTCGGGGAGGCCGCGCTGCGGTACACCGTCGGCTCGGACGATGTGATGCGAGATCAGATCGAACACCTCTTGGACCTGAGCAATCAGATCGACATTCGAATCCGCCCGTTCTCCGAGGGACCTCACCCCTGGACCGCGGGCGGCGTTTTCACCTTGCTGGACTTTCCCGACCCGGCAGATCCGGCCGTGGTGTACACGGAAAGCCACTTGGACTCGCGCTACATGGAGACAGCGCGCGAACTGGCCGAGTACAGGAGAATTTTCGGCGAACTGTACGGCAAGTCCGTCCCAGTGAAGGAGTTCGTGACATGA
- a CDS encoding GMC family oxidoreductase N-terminal domain-containing protein yields the protein MSAYDVVVVGAGASGAPLAARLSEDPACNVLLLEAGPDVATTAGFPSEILDAGGLGAAVPGHPNNWAFLAHLTPDLSYRVARGKILGGSTAINGTYFIRARRADFDGWAAAGNTEWTYEKCLPFYRRLENDHDRPTSELHGHDGPMPVTRAPQSQHPVTRAFAQACAERGFVPEPDKNGQETAGYGPLPVNALDGVRINTGIAYVNPARDRPNLTVRGDTLARRIVFDGTRATGVEVETHGRVEVIATPLVVLSAGAIKTPHLLALSGVGPAAELKAAGIPLVHDSPGVGKDFSDHPNISVNWTPRRRLTTRRQRDLFQSVLHLTAEHSPHDGDLEILPHLKPLAEALGRPTGHRPARLLPLTRPWLAILRNRRGVPWHRLMQQVATRNDLAFSVAVQQAASRGTITTTSPDPHVAPTIEYHYLSAPEDLRRMRQVVRVAVALLRTRAFEKYFRRLSELDDAVLNDDEQLDAWMLAHLGTAIHACGSCAMGPESDPDAVVDQYGTVHGISGVRIADTSILPGTPSRGPAATAILIGERVAGFIRAGSPAP from the coding sequence ATGAGTGCGTACGACGTGGTGGTGGTCGGGGCCGGCGCTTCCGGCGCACCACTCGCCGCCCGCCTCAGTGAAGACCCGGCCTGCAACGTGCTGCTGCTCGAGGCCGGGCCCGATGTCGCGACCACGGCCGGGTTCCCGTCCGAGATCCTTGACGCCGGCGGGCTCGGCGCAGCCGTACCGGGGCATCCGAACAACTGGGCCTTCCTGGCCCACCTCACGCCCGACCTCAGCTACCGGGTGGCCCGGGGCAAGATCCTCGGTGGCTCGACGGCCATCAACGGCACCTATTTCATCCGGGCCCGACGGGCCGACTTCGACGGCTGGGCGGCTGCCGGCAACACCGAGTGGACCTACGAGAAGTGCCTGCCGTTCTACCGGCGCCTCGAGAACGACCACGACCGACCGACCTCGGAACTGCACGGTCACGACGGGCCGATGCCGGTCACGCGGGCCCCGCAGTCGCAGCACCCGGTCACCCGGGCCTTCGCACAGGCCTGCGCCGAGCGCGGGTTCGTTCCGGAGCCGGACAAGAACGGCCAGGAGACAGCCGGCTACGGGCCTCTTCCGGTGAACGCGCTGGACGGCGTGCGGATCAACACCGGCATCGCCTACGTCAACCCGGCACGCGACCGGCCGAACCTGACCGTACGGGGCGACACCCTGGCCCGGCGCATCGTCTTCGACGGCACGCGGGCGACCGGCGTGGAGGTCGAGACCCACGGCCGGGTCGAGGTGATCGCGACCCCGCTCGTCGTGCTCAGTGCGGGCGCCATCAAAACACCGCACCTGCTGGCTCTTTCCGGCGTCGGACCGGCCGCGGAACTGAAGGCGGCCGGGATCCCCCTGGTGCACGACTCCCCGGGTGTCGGCAAAGACTTCTCCGACCACCCGAACATCTCCGTGAACTGGACCCCCAGGCGCCGCCTGACCACACGCCGCCAGCGCGACCTGTTCCAGAGCGTGCTCCATCTCACCGCCGAGCACTCACCCCACGACGGGGATCTGGAGATTCTGCCGCACCTGAAACCCCTGGCCGAGGCGCTCGGCCGGCCCACCGGCCACCGGCCTGCGAGGCTGCTCCCGCTCACGCGCCCATGGCTCGCGATCCTGCGCAACCGGAGGGGCGTCCCGTGGCACCGGCTGATGCAGCAGGTGGCCACGCGCAACGATCTGGCGTTCTCGGTGGCGGTGCAGCAGGCGGCCTCACGGGGCACGATCACCACCACCTCGCCTGACCCGCACGTCGCACCGACGATCGAATACCACTACCTGAGCGCACCCGAGGATCTGCGCCGGATGCGCCAGGTCGTACGGGTGGCAGTGGCACTGCTGCGGACCCGGGCCTTCGAGAAGTACTTCCGCCGCCTGAGCGAACTCGACGACGCCGTGCTGAACGACGACGAGCAGCTGGACGCCTGGATGCTCGCGCATCTGGGCACAGCGATCCACGCCTGCGGCAGTTGTGCCATGGGCCCGGAGTCCGATCCGGACGCGGTGGTGGACCAGTACGGGACCGTCCACGGGATCAGCGGGGTCCGGATCGCCGACACGTCCATCCTGCCGGGCACCCCGTCCCGGGGCCCGGCCGCGACCGCGATCCTGATCGGCGAACGGGTCGCCGGCTTCATCCGGGCCGGGTCACCAGCTCCGTAG
- a CDS encoding MFS transporter, whose product MFFAASIFFALNGITFGSWAARVPDIARDLQLTPATLGAALFCISLGALASMQVTGFLCARFGSRRVGQVTVPCFATTLPLPALAGNLPELCGALLVFGLASGAANVAANSLGVEVEARAKRPMMSSLHAVFSLGGLVGSAAGGVLAGLLPAVLHLSSVAGVCLLVCAWLTRVIDKVTGPAREPSPRRRRARHSKTEPAGSHLISVNLLPEQTAPSLPGRFSSHTAVIITLGGIAACTAFAEGALGDWGALHLRENLHASPGLAAAGYALFSLAMAIGRMAGHRLVARLGDTRMLLGGTLLAAGGTLAVSFGASLPIALSGFLMVGLGLANVFPLAIGRAGVLNGAKGVGLAATVGYVGPLAGPPLIGLLAGQAGLRTALSGVGVLVLLASVLSVVVAVEAPRATSVAAAWRVRYARTRDRAAVARTQVTAVRRTGLGLNRATRNVTMRLGSTATRITVTAHTLGVVSREQAAVLTLSAQAQQSANESANA is encoded by the coding sequence GTGTTTTTCGCTGCTTCGATCTTTTTCGCACTCAACGGCATCACTTTCGGAAGCTGGGCGGCCCGGGTTCCCGACATCGCCCGGGACCTCCAGCTGACGCCCGCCACTCTCGGCGCGGCCCTGTTCTGCATCTCGCTCGGGGCGCTCGCCAGCATGCAGGTTACCGGTTTCCTCTGCGCCCGTTTCGGTTCCCGACGGGTCGGGCAGGTCACCGTGCCGTGTTTCGCCACCACCCTGCCACTGCCCGCACTCGCCGGTAATCTGCCCGAACTCTGTGGCGCACTCCTGGTTTTCGGCCTGGCCAGCGGGGCCGCGAACGTCGCCGCGAACAGCCTCGGGGTGGAGGTGGAGGCCCGGGCGAAGCGACCGATGATGTCCTCCCTGCACGCCGTCTTCAGCTTGGGCGGCCTGGTCGGATCGGCCGCCGGCGGTGTGCTGGCCGGGCTTTTACCAGCTGTGCTTCACCTTTCAAGTGTCGCCGGTGTCTGCCTCCTGGTCTGCGCCTGGCTGACCCGGGTGATCGACAAGGTCACCGGCCCCGCCCGGGAACCCTCGCCCCGTCGCCGCCGGGCACGCCACTCCAAGACCGAACCAGCTGGTAGTCATCTGATTTCGGTCAACCTGCTGCCGGAGCAGACGGCACCGTCCCTGCCCGGCCGCTTCTCTTCGCACACCGCGGTCATCATCACGCTCGGTGGTATCGCCGCCTGCACGGCCTTTGCCGAGGGGGCCCTGGGCGACTGGGGCGCTCTGCATCTGCGGGAGAACCTGCACGCCAGTCCCGGTCTGGCGGCAGCCGGATACGCGCTCTTCAGCCTCGCGATGGCGATTGGCCGGATGGCCGGCCACCGTCTGGTCGCGCGCCTCGGGGACACCCGAATGCTGCTGGGCGGAACGCTTCTGGCGGCCGGGGGCACGCTGGCCGTGTCTTTCGGCGCCAGTCTGCCGATCGCCCTCAGCGGCTTCCTGATGGTCGGCCTGGGCCTGGCCAACGTGTTCCCCCTGGCCATCGGCCGGGCCGGAGTGCTCAACGGGGCCAAGGGCGTGGGACTCGCGGCGACCGTCGGTTATGTGGGACCCCTTGCGGGGCCGCCCCTGATCGGCCTGCTCGCCGGCCAGGCGGGCTTGCGTACGGCGCTCAGCGGGGTCGGCGTCCTGGTGCTGCTGGCCAGCGTGCTCTCCGTGGTCGTCGCCGTCGAGGCCCCCCGCGCCACCAGCGTCGCGGCCGCCTGGCGCGTCCGCTACGCCCGCACCCGGGACCGGGCCGCCGTGGCCCGCACCCAGGTGACGGCCGTACGCCGGACCGGCCTCGGCCTGAACCGCGCCACCCGGAACGTCACGATGCGCCTCGGCAGCACAGCCACCCGGATCACGGTCACCGCTCACACCCTCGGCGTCGTCTCCCGCGAACAGGCGGCGGTGCTCACCCTCTCCGCCCAGGCCCAGCAGAGCGCCAACGAGTCGGCCAACGCATGA
- a CDS encoding group II truncated hemoglobin: protein MTTDEPTLYDWAGGAAAFGRLIDAFYDRVEGDDLLSPLFPGGVSRAHREHVTLWWCEVFGGPARYTAELGGYPSMLRHHIDLGITPEQRFRFATLMSRAADDAGLPADPEFRAAFVGYVEWGTRLAFSNAQPGAEVVKEAPVPRWGWGVAPPYLP from the coding sequence ATGACGACCGATGAGCCCACTCTCTACGACTGGGCAGGCGGGGCGGCGGCCTTCGGGCGGCTGATCGATGCGTTCTACGACCGGGTCGAGGGGGACGACCTGTTGTCACCGCTCTTTCCCGGCGGAGTGAGCCGGGCCCACCGCGAGCACGTGACCCTCTGGTGGTGCGAGGTCTTCGGGGGCCCGGCGCGGTACACCGCTGAGCTCGGGGGATATCCCTCGATGCTGCGGCACCACATCGACCTCGGCATCACGCCGGAGCAGCGCTTCCGCTTCGCCACGTTGATGAGCCGGGCCGCCGACGACGCCGGGCTGCCCGCCGACCCGGAGTTCCGGGCGGCCTTCGTCGGGTACGTGGAGTGGGGCACCCGTCTGGCCTTCAGCAATGCGCAGCCGGGCGCCGAGGTGGTGAAGGAGGCACCCGTGCCCCGCTGGGGCTGGGGCGTGGCGCCTCCCTACCTGCCCTAA
- a CDS encoding inorganic phosphate transporter, whose amino-acid sequence MTTATVLLVLVVVVALAFDFTNGFHDTANAMATSIATGALTPRVAVVLCGVLNLIGAFLSVEVALTVTNAVVKIQTSDGLPRPELLTGGGSDLLLIVLAGLIGGITWNLLTWLLGLPSSSSHALFGGLIGATLAGLGTSGVNWNGDGSKIDGVIGKVVLPALMSPFIAGLVAALGTWLVYRITTGVAARFTEKGFRWGQIGSASLVSLAHGTNDAQKTMGVITLALIASGHWTDTENIPFWVKASCAVAIAAGTSLGGWRIIRTLGKGLVEITSPQGLAAEGASGAVILISSHLGLPLSTTHVATGSILGSGVGRPGAVVRWRVAVRMVGAWLITLPAAGLVGAATWYLADLLGGGLLGALVITAFLVAVSAAMFLHSRKAPVHSGNVNAEWDGTNPDDPALPAVQALQTEQHLPA is encoded by the coding sequence GTGACAACCGCAACGGTGCTTCTCGTCCTGGTTGTCGTGGTCGCCCTGGCCTTCGACTTCACCAACGGCTTCCACGACACGGCCAACGCGATGGCGACCTCCATCGCAACCGGCGCCCTGACCCCACGGGTCGCCGTCGTCCTGTGCGGCGTGCTGAATCTCATCGGAGCCTTCCTGTCCGTCGAGGTGGCACTGACAGTCACCAACGCGGTGGTGAAGATCCAGACCTCCGACGGCCTGCCCCGGCCCGAACTGCTGACCGGCGGCGGCAGCGACCTGCTCCTGATCGTGCTGGCCGGCCTGATCGGCGGCATCACCTGGAACCTGCTGACCTGGCTGCTCGGACTGCCCTCCAGCTCCTCCCACGCCCTGTTCGGCGGGCTGATCGGCGCCACCCTGGCCGGCCTCGGCACCAGCGGCGTGAACTGGAACGGCGACGGCTCCAAGATCGACGGAGTGATCGGCAAGGTCGTTCTGCCCGCCCTGATGTCGCCCTTCATCGCCGGCCTGGTGGCCGCGCTCGGCACCTGGCTCGTCTACCGGATCACCACCGGGGTGGCCGCACGCTTCACCGAGAAGGGCTTCCGCTGGGGCCAGATCGGCTCGGCCTCGCTCGTCTCCCTGGCCCACGGCACCAACGACGCCCAGAAGACGATGGGCGTCATCACCCTGGCCCTGATCGCCTCCGGGCACTGGACCGATACCGAGAACATCCCGTTCTGGGTCAAGGCGAGCTGCGCGGTCGCCATCGCCGCCGGCACCTCGCTGGGCGGCTGGCGGATCATCCGCACGCTCGGCAAGGGCCTGGTCGAGATCACCTCGCCCCAGGGCCTGGCCGCCGAGGGCGCCTCCGGCGCGGTCATCCTGATCTCCAGCCACCTCGGGCTGCCCCTCTCCACCACACACGTCGCGACCGGCTCGATCCTCGGATCGGGGGTGGGCCGGCCCGGTGCGGTGGTGCGCTGGCGGGTGGCGGTGCGGATGGTGGGCGCCTGGCTCATCACGCTCCCCGCGGCCGGCCTGGTCGGGGCCGCCACCTGGTACCTCGCCGACCTGCTGGGCGGCGGGCTGCTCGGCGCCCTGGTGATCACCGCATTCCTGGTGGCGGTCTCGGCGGCCATGTTCCTGCACTCGCGCAAGGCACCGGTGCACTCGGGCAACGTCAACGCGGAGTGGGACGGCACGAACCCGGACGACCCGGCACTGCCGGCTGTGCAGGCCCTGCAGACGGAGCAGCACCTCCCCGCCTGA